From one Peptoniphilaceae bacterium AMB_02 genomic stretch:
- a CDS encoding DUF5058 family protein, with protein MQDKSYLQAANDPILWIICIPLVLLVAVQAFLFTRKAMNAASVTALEKKQCYQAFRVGATSAIGPSLSVFVVMVAMIGVIGGPVTWLRLSMIGAANTELTASQLGARAMGVEFGSAEYGITEFANSVWTMALNGCGWLIFCGLFTDKLEILQDKVAGGDTELMQKICGAAVLGTASFLVALNSKSITGGIAADKLAASIVAAVAMVIFSNIAKKAPRLREYALGLSMILGMIVGVIVIRQLGGA; from the coding sequence ATGCAAGATAAAAGTTATCTTCAAGCAGCTAATGATCCAATACTATGGATAATTTGTATACCATTGGTATTATTAGTAGCTGTGCAAGCGTTTTTATTTACAAGAAAAGCTATGAATGCAGCATCTGTAACGGCACTTGAAAAGAAACAATGTTACCAAGCTTTTAGAGTCGGTGCAACATCTGCTATTGGACCTTCGCTATCGGTTTTTGTCGTTATGGTTGCAATGATAGGAGTTATAGGTGGTCCTGTAACTTGGTTAAGACTTTCAATGATTGGTGCTGCAAATACTGAATTAACAGCTTCTCAATTAGGTGCCAGGGCAATGGGAGTTGAATTTGGATCTGCTGAGTACGGAATTACAGAGTTTGCGAATTCAGTTTGGACCATGGCACTTAATGGATGTGGTTGGTTGATATTTTGTGGCCTTTTTACAGATAAATTAGAAATACTCCAAGATAAAGTTGCAGGTGGAGATACTGAATTGATGCAAAAAATCTGTGGAGCTGCGGTTCTTGGAACTGCATCATTCTTGGTTGCGCTAAATTCAAAATCGATTACCGGAGGTATAGCGGCTGATAAATTAGCAGCAAGCATAGTAGCTGCAGTAGCGATGGTAATTTTTTCAAATATTGCTAAAAAAGCACCAAGATTAAGGGAGTATGCTTTAGGATTATCAATGATTCTAGGAATGATAGTCGGTGTTATAGTAATAAGACAATTAGGGGGTGCATAA
- a CDS encoding MFS transporter, whose product MINEAKVNEKFSWPIFLLMGLTTFIAMVVQNAPSGVLPLMSQGLNVDATKLGNFVGMYALVSAISAIPLTTLTVTMNKKRVLMMILSGFLISNLGIAFASTYTIAFIFRLIGGVSAGLIWSMICPYGLKLAPNNQQGLAITVIIGGSTIGVSFGSPIFNVIGNQISWRVEFIALGILTFITMLLVIFFLPSVPGEQRSKSNSPLELIKNRGIQKVILLTVLSVMANYGLFTYMALLVQDIGFSGGIELASLLFGIGSFIAVIIAGKYLDNYLKGTVTFMMGIGAVSAVLFLVFGGTTGISHINFILWGIGFGALVTIFQNAITRQVVEGQSVAVSLQSASFNFAIMAGSSISGIILTSGSLRSVIILALVLLALATFLSITDKHTLTKGKL is encoded by the coding sequence TTGATAAACGAAGCAAAAGTTAATGAAAAGTTTTCTTGGCCCATATTTTTATTGATGGGATTAACTACATTTATAGCCATGGTCGTGCAAAATGCTCCTTCAGGTGTATTACCACTGATGAGTCAAGGTTTAAATGTTGATGCTACAAAATTAGGGAATTTTGTAGGGATGTATGCCTTAGTTTCAGCAATATCAGCTATACCATTAACAACACTAACTGTTACAATGAATAAAAAACGTGTTCTAATGATGATTCTTAGTGGTTTTCTTATATCCAATTTAGGAATCGCTTTCGCTAGCACCTATACTATTGCATTTATCTTTAGACTAATAGGTGGAGTGTCCGCTGGTTTAATATGGTCAATGATCTGTCCATATGGTTTAAAATTAGCACCAAATAATCAACAAGGCCTAGCCATCACTGTTATCATTGGTGGGTCTACTATTGGAGTTAGTTTTGGAAGTCCGATATTTAATGTTATCGGAAATCAGATAAGTTGGAGAGTTGAATTTATTGCACTGGGTATACTCACTTTTATTACTATGCTCCTAGTTATATTTTTCTTACCATCTGTACCAGGAGAACAGCGTTCAAAATCTAACTCACCACTAGAGTTAATAAAGAATAGGGGTATTCAGAAGGTTATCCTCCTAACTGTGCTGTCAGTTATGGCGAATTATGGTCTATTTACCTACATGGCACTTTTAGTGCAAGATATCGGCTTTTCTGGAGGCATTGAGTTAGCTTCCTTATTATTTGGTATAGGCTCATTCATTGCGGTAATAATAGCCGGAAAATACTTGGATAATTATTTAAAGGGTACAGTCACTTTCATGATGGGAATAGGAGCAGTTTCTGCAGTATTATTCTTAGTCTTTGGGGGTACAACTGGAATTAGTCATATCAACTTCATCTTATGGGGAATTGGTTTTGGAGCCTTAGTTACAATATTCCAAAATGCTATAACAAGACAAGTCGTAGAAGGACAAAGTGTTGCAGTGTCTCTTCAATCTGCATCATTTAACTTTGCTATTATGGCTGGTAGCTCAATTTCTGGGATAATACTAACAAGTGGATCCCTAAGAAGTGTTATTATCCTGGCATTAGTGTTATTGGCTCTAGCAACATTCTTGTCAATAACTGATAAACATACATTAACAAAAGGAAAACTGTAA
- a CDS encoding YbjQ family protein, translating to MIVTTTNQVGNREVDSYLGIVFGEVITGVNFIKDFGAGLRDIFGGRAQGYEEELINARNEAIQEMMQRAAALNADAVIGCKMDYEVLGQAGSMLMVTISGTAVRLR from the coding sequence ATGATAGTAACAACTACAAATCAAGTTGGAAACAGAGAAGTTGATTCCTATTTAGGAATTGTTTTCGGTGAAGTAATCACCGGGGTAAATTTTATTAAGGATTTTGGAGCGGGTCTAAGAGATATTTTTGGCGGTAGAGCTCAAGGCTATGAAGAAGAGCTTATAAATGCCAGAAATGAAGCTATCCAAGAAATGATGCAAAGAGCTGCGGCATTAAATGCAGATGCAGTTATAGGATGTAAGATGGACTACGAAGTATTGGGGCAAGCCGGATCCATGTTAATGGTTACAATATCCGGAACAGCAGTAAGATTGAGATAA
- a CDS encoding isochorismatase family protein, giving the protein MRKNLERKGVLIMSQRDVLYSPDEKYKDKGGQYGIDLDLLQKAFEEASRIYKERGFQRRMGYGKAPAVTTVDMAKAWMSDGHPFTCENNNEICANALKVLNAARKSGVPIFHTTTGYVGKEQWDLPRWDEKIPMHSLDINSEWMEIDPKLEPRPEEPVIHKKYASNFFGTHLASTLYKLGVDTVIVMGATACACVRHTCMDSTGHGFKTIVPIGTIGDRVPGVIEWNLFDIDAKFGDVEPLENVVKYLEGIDPSVYNK; this is encoded by the coding sequence GTGAGAAAAAACTTAGAAAGAAAGGGCGTATTAATAATGAGTCAAAGAGATGTATTATATTCACCAGATGAGAAGTACAAAGATAAGGGTGGTCAATATGGAATTGACCTAGATTTATTGCAAAAGGCATTTGAAGAAGCTAGTAGAATCTACAAGGAGAGAGGATTCCAAAGAAGAATGGGATACGGTAAGGCTCCTGCAGTAACTACAGTAGACATGGCTAAGGCTTGGATGTCAGATGGTCACCCATTCACTTGTGAAAACAATAATGAAATCTGTGCAAATGCACTTAAAGTATTAAATGCAGCTAGAAAATCAGGTGTTCCAATATTCCATACAACTACAGGATATGTAGGAAAAGAGCAATGGGACTTACCAAGATGGGATGAAAAAATTCCAATGCACTCACTAGATATTAACTCTGAGTGGATGGAGATAGATCCAAAGCTTGAGCCAAGACCAGAGGAGCCAGTAATCCACAAAAAATACGCAAGTAACTTCTTCGGAACTCACTTAGCTTCCACATTATATAAATTAGGCGTAGACACTGTAATAGTAATGGGTGCTACAGCATGTGCATGTGTAAGACATACTTGTATGGATTCAACAGGACACGGATTTAAGACAATCGTTCCAATAGGAACAATAGGCGATAGAGTACCAGGAGTTATTGAGTGGAACTTATTCGACATAGATGCAAAATTCGGCGATGTTGAGCCACTAGAAAACGTAGTTAAATACTTAGAAGGTATTGATCCAAGCGTTTACAACAAATAA
- a CDS encoding epoxyqueuosine reductase QueH, which produces MMKINYQIKMEEHLDRIEKSGDTPRLLLHSCCGPCSSYVISYLADYFHLDVIYYNPNIYPEDEYVHRKNEQIRLIEELETKNKLGFLDSEYEPDVFNSIAMGFEDEREGGLRCGECIKQRLEKTAFYASNHGYDYFTTTLSVSPHKNAQLINVLGFELEEKYGVSYLPADFKKKGGFLKSIEIAKEHELYRQDYCGCKYSLAKSENRKGSRA; this is translated from the coding sequence ATGATGAAGATAAATTATCAGATAAAAATGGAAGAGCATTTGGATAGGATTGAAAAAAGTGGTGATACACCCAGACTACTCCTACACTCATGTTGTGGGCCTTGTAGTTCATATGTAATAAGCTATCTTGCTGATTATTTCCACCTGGATGTAATTTACTATAATCCCAATATCTACCCGGAAGACGAGTATGTACACAGGAAAAATGAGCAAATAAGGCTTATAGAGGAGCTTGAAACTAAAAACAAACTCGGTTTCTTAGACAGTGAATACGAGCCTGATGTTTTTAATTCTATTGCCATGGGCTTTGAAGATGAAAGAGAAGGTGGACTCAGATGTGGTGAATGCATTAAACAAAGGCTTGAAAAGACGGCCTTTTATGCATCAAATCACGGATATGATTACTTTACTACTACCCTATCGGTAAGTCCACATAAAAATGCCCAGTTAATAAATGTTTTGGGATTTGAATTGGAAGAAAAATATGGAGTTTCATACCTACCTGCTGATTTTAAAAAGAAGGGTGGTTTTTTAAAATCCATAGAAATAGCTAAGGAACACGAATTGTATAGACAGGACTACTGCGGCTGTAAGTACTCTTTAGCAAAGTCTGAAAATAGGAAAGGAAGTAGAGCTTAA
- the murF gene encoding UDP-N-acetylmuramoyl-tripeptide--D-alanyl-D-alanine ligase — MIVKELQNVCEMAGGKLTNKPDTEIIISGVSKDTRTLEKGNLYIPIIGEQFDGHAFIKNAAEKGASASLWQSSHEIPDVDIPLIIVDNCLEAFHTLAMNYRLSLDVKIIAITGSNGKTTTKDMLASVLSKKYKTAFNKGNENNEIGVPLTLLNLSEDTEVAIVEMGTERFGEIIVLTKMAKPNVAIITNIGDSHLEELFTKENVALEKFDIVKGLPDDGIFLYNGDDEILRNEVKKHDIPQKILNYGYKDFNAYMIDNAQSSAEGTDFTVNGVVYHLPILGSYQVYNAAACIGVSELFGINVEQIQDGFNHISKTGMRNELIALNDFDILDDSYKSNPQNLMSALETLYTLDKHSKKIAVLGDMLGLGKDSDKLHREIGENLNPNQLELVYFYGESMKSAAEAASFNFDASRVKHFNSKLELFEDLKENVIDAFVLVKGSRAMKMEDIIEMLKDFSESKK, encoded by the coding sequence ATGATTGTAAAAGAACTACAAAATGTTTGCGAAATGGCAGGCGGTAAATTAACAAACAAACCGGATACAGAAATAATTATCAGCGGTGTTTCCAAAGATACCAGAACACTTGAAAAAGGCAATCTATATATCCCTATAATAGGAGAACAGTTTGACGGGCATGCTTTCATTAAAAATGCCGCTGAAAAAGGCGCTTCAGCATCACTTTGGCAAAGCTCTCATGAGATTCCGGATGTTGATATCCCTCTCATTATAGTAGATAACTGTCTGGAAGCTTTCCATACTCTGGCAATGAATTATAGACTTTCACTTGATGTCAAAATAATTGCCATAACAGGATCAAATGGAAAGACGACAACCAAGGACATGCTTGCCAGTGTACTCTCGAAAAAGTATAAAACCGCATTCAATAAGGGGAATGAAAATAATGAAATAGGAGTTCCGCTGACACTATTAAACTTATCTGAAGATACTGAAGTTGCAATAGTTGAAATGGGTACTGAAAGATTTGGGGAAATAATAGTCCTTACAAAGATGGCGAAACCCAATGTAGCAATAATAACAAATATTGGAGATTCGCATCTGGAAGAATTGTTCACAAAAGAAAATGTAGCCCTAGAAAAATTCGATATTGTCAAAGGCTTACCTGATGACGGCATATTTTTATACAATGGCGATGATGAAATACTAAGAAATGAAGTAAAGAAACACGATATTCCACAAAAGATATTAAATTACGGATATAAAGATTTTAATGCTTATATGATTGATAATGCACAGAGTAGTGCAGAAGGCACAGACTTTACAGTAAATGGAGTAGTATATCATTTGCCGATATTAGGCTCTTACCAAGTATACAATGCAGCTGCATGTATTGGAGTATCAGAACTTTTCGGTATAAATGTCGAACAGATCCAGGACGGTTTCAATCATATTTCAAAGACCGGGATGCGTAACGAACTAATAGCATTAAATGATTTTGATATCTTGGACGACAGTTATAAATCCAATCCTCAAAATCTTATGTCTGCACTGGAAACCCTGTATACACTGGATAAACACAGCAAAAAAATTGCAGTTCTCGGTGATATGCTCGGACTTGGTAAGGACTCGGATAAACTTCATAGAGAGATCGGTGAAAACCTGAATCCCAACCAGCTTGAATTAGTGTATTTTTACGGTGAAAGCATGAAATCAGCAGCAGAAGCAGCATCCTTCAACTTTGATGCTTCCAGAGTAAAACATTTTAATTCCAAGCTTGAACTTTTTGAAGATTTAAAAGAAAATGTAATCGATGCTTTTGTCCTCGTTAAAGGCTCAAGGGCGATGAAAATGGAAGATATCATTGAAATGCTAAAAGACTTTAGTGAAAGTAAAAAATAA
- a CDS encoding IS1182 family transposase, giving the protein MLFKNSKNKVDQVQMISIDQMVPEDHILRKIDKYIKFDFIYELVEDLYCLDNGRPSIDPVVLLKITLIQYLFNIKSMRQTIKDIEVNLAYRWFLGFDFYDKIPHFTTFSQNYRRRFKDTNIFEDIFQNILLQAIEEGLVDTNIQFVDSTHVKAHANRYKVVKVKVKKEIRYYQKKLEKEINEDRKKHDKKPFDPKDKDEELKEVTKSTTDPEAGLFHKGEHKEVFAYSVQTSCDKNGWILGFKSYPGNLHDGTTFKDFFDEKLKRLNPKKLVMDAGYKFPAIAKELFDDGVFPVFPYTRQKTKPKLENPFYKRDFVYDEYYNCYLCPANEVLGYSTTNKEGYRQYKSNPKICVNCGYLGRCTSSKKHQKIITRHIWQDYLDISEEYRYTYKGKAEYKKRKETIERQFGSAKEYHGFRYTNMVGIKKMDMKAALTFATLNMKKLAIILSKRDKKPPKNNGVLRKILNFANRFVKIEQTLIFNQGLSSV; this is encoded by the coding sequence ATGCTATTTAAAAATTCTAAAAACAAAGTTGATCAAGTTCAAATGATTTCAATAGATCAAATGGTTCCCGAAGATCATATACTTAGAAAAATAGATAAATACATTAAATTTGATTTCATATATGAATTAGTTGAAGATTTGTACTGTCTTGATAACGGACGACCTAGTATAGATCCCGTTGTTTTGCTTAAGATTACCTTAATCCAATACCTTTTCAACATAAAAAGCATGAGACAAACAATTAAAGATATTGAAGTAAATCTTGCTTACAGATGGTTTTTAGGTTTTGATTTTTACGATAAAATACCTCATTTCACAACTTTTAGTCAAAACTACAGAAGAAGATTTAAAGATACAAACATATTTGAAGATATTTTTCAAAACATACTACTACAAGCCATTGAAGAAGGCTTAGTTGATACAAATATCCAATTTGTTGACTCAACACATGTTAAAGCACATGCCAATAGGTATAAGGTTGTTAAAGTAAAAGTGAAAAAAGAGATAAGATACTATCAAAAAAAGTTAGAAAAAGAAATAAACGAAGATAGAAAAAAACATGATAAAAAGCCATTTGATCCTAAAGATAAAGATGAAGAACTAAAAGAAGTAACAAAAAGCACAACAGATCCTGAAGCAGGACTATTCCATAAAGGTGAACATAAAGAAGTATTTGCATACAGCGTACAGACATCATGTGATAAAAATGGATGGATATTAGGTTTTAAATCATATCCTGGAAACTTACACGATGGAACAACATTTAAAGATTTCTTTGATGAAAAGTTAAAACGATTGAACCCTAAAAAACTAGTTATGGATGCAGGCTACAAATTCCCGGCAATAGCGAAAGAACTGTTTGATGATGGAGTATTTCCAGTATTTCCATACACAAGGCAAAAAACAAAACCAAAACTAGAAAACCCATTCTACAAAAGAGATTTTGTGTATGACGAATACTACAACTGTTACCTTTGTCCAGCAAATGAAGTATTAGGATACTCAACCACAAATAAAGAAGGATATAGGCAGTACAAGAGCAACCCAAAGATCTGTGTAAACTGTGGGTACCTAGGAAGGTGTACAAGTAGTAAAAAACACCAAAAGATAATAACTAGACATATCTGGCAAGATTATCTTGATATCTCAGAAGAATACCGGTATACATATAAAGGGAAAGCAGAATATAAAAAGAGAAAAGAAACAATAGAAAGGCAATTTGGGAGTGCAAAGGAATATCATGGATTTAGATATACCAATATGGTAGGTATAAAGAAAATGGATATGAAAGCAGCACTTACTTTTGCGACCCTAAATATGAAAAAGTTAGCAATAATCTTAAGTAAAAGAGATAAAAAGCCACCCAAAAATAATGGTGTTTTAAGAAAAATATTGAACTTTGCTAATAGATTTGTCAAAATAGAGCAAACCCTGATTTTTAATCAGGGTTTGTCTTCAGTCTGA
- a CDS encoding isochorismatase family protein, giving the protein MSQRDVLYSPDEKYKDKGGQYGIDLDLLQKAFEEASRIYKERGFQRRMGYGKAPAVTTVDMAKAWMSDGHPFTCENNNEICANALKVLNAARKSGVPIFHTTTGYVGKEQWDLPRWDEKIPMHSLDINSEWMEIDPKLEPRPEEPVIHKKYASNFFGTHLASTLYKLGVDTVIVMGATACACVRHTCMDSTGHGFKTIVPIGTIGDRVPGVIEWNLFDIDAKFGDVEPLENVVKYLEGIDPSVYNK; this is encoded by the coding sequence ATGAGTCAAAGAGATGTATTATATTCACCAGATGAGAAGTACAAAGATAAGGGTGGTCAATATGGAATTGACCTAGATTTATTGCAAAAGGCATTTGAAGAAGCTAGTAGAATCTACAAGGAGAGAGGATTCCAAAGAAGAATGGGATACGGTAAGGCTCCTGCAGTAACTACAGTAGACATGGCTAAGGCTTGGATGTCAGATGGTCACCCATTCACTTGTGAAAACAATAATGAAATCTGTGCAAATGCACTTAAAGTATTAAATGCAGCTAGAAAATCAGGTGTTCCAATATTCCATACAACTACAGGATATGTAGGAAAAGAGCAATGGGACTTACCAAGATGGGATGAAAAAATTCCAATGCACTCACTAGATATTAACTCTGAGTGGATGGAGATAGATCCAAAGCTTGAGCCAAGACCAGAGGAGCCAGTAATCCACAAAAAATACGCAAGTAACTTCTTCGGAACTCACTTAGCTTCCACATTATATAAATTAGGCGTAGACACTGTAATAGTAATGGGTGCTACAGCATGTGCATGTGTAAGACATACTTGTATGGATTCAACAGGACACGGATTTAAGACAATCGTTCCAATAGGAACAATAGGCGATAGAGTACCAGGAGTTATTGAGTGGAACCTATTCGACATAGATGCAAAATTCGGCGATGTTGAGCCACTAGAAAACGTAGTTAAATACTTAGAAGGTATTGATCCAAGCGTTTACAACAAATAA
- the thpR gene encoding RNA 2',3'-cyclic phosphodiesterase codes for MKRLFLAIDISDEIKKDIKNYQNALSEITKKSSITVLDNIHLTLHFFGDTADEDLEKIKKLLKNISKYNSGIILETTRLGVFKRAREYLVWLGFKADDGLSNLKKTIDQTLSFEGFKIESREFKPHVTIARRTSFKQSAREIDEIKVIKRIQSVESLILYSSHFTHSGVQYKAEEIIKL; via the coding sequence ATGAAAAGATTATTTCTTGCGATCGATATATCCGACGAAATTAAAAAAGATATAAAAAATTACCAAAATGCACTGTCTGAGATTACGAAAAAGTCTTCTATTACAGTTTTAGACAATATTCATCTTACTTTGCATTTTTTTGGAGACACAGCTGATGAGGATTTAGAAAAAATAAAGAAATTATTAAAAAATATCTCAAAGTATAATTCCGGTATTATACTTGAAACAACGAGATTGGGCGTATTTAAAAGAGCTCGAGAATATCTTGTTTGGCTCGGATTTAAAGCAGATGACGGTTTATCGAATTTAAAAAAGACGATTGATCAAACTCTAAGCTTTGAAGGTTTTAAGATTGAATCTCGGGAATTTAAACCACATGTAACTATAGCGAGGAGGACAAGTTTCAAACAGAGTGCTAGAGAAATCGATGAGATTAAGGTTATTAAGAGGATTCAAAGCGTTGAGAGTTTGATACTCTACTCTTCTCATTTTACGCATAGTGGGGTTCAGTACAAAGCTGAGGAAATAATTAAATTATAA
- a CDS encoding amidohydrolase family protein yields the protein MKKFINAKIYKNNEATEILVEDGKIKEIGNNLADCDEVIDLGGKLVTPPYVDPHLHLDYVYTLAELGKTGAGSGTLFEAIEMWPVFKKTLTVESVKKLALKGIMDEVSQGVQHIRTHIDVTDPKFTGLKAMLEMKEELKDIVDIQIVSFPQQGMYTYKGGRELVEEALKMGADVVGGIPHYEPAREFGERSVRDTVELAMKYDKLIDVHCDETDDPQARFIELLNALVYLEGYGARTSASHTCSFGSADDSYAYRMIDLFKKSKINFISNPTENAYLQGRHDTYPKRRGLTRVKEFMEHGINVAFAQDSINDPWYPMGNGNMMNILDNGIHLAQIMSPQEIEKDLDLITYNGARCLNIQDTYGLEVGKDANFIVLNGDSPFDVIRNRANVLASVRKGEFLFKQKPVEYDVKLDLGVTY from the coding sequence GTGAAAAAGTTTATCAATGCAAAAATTTATAAGAACAATGAAGCGACTGAAATCTTAGTAGAAGATGGAAAAATCAAAGAAATCGGTAATAACCTTGCAGATTGTGATGAGGTAATCGATTTAGGTGGCAAGCTAGTTACTCCACCTTATGTAGACCCTCACCTACATTTAGATTATGTATATACATTAGCTGAACTTGGAAAAACTGGTGCCGGCTCAGGAACGCTTTTTGAAGCAATTGAAATGTGGCCAGTATTTAAAAAGACTTTGACTGTAGAAAGTGTTAAGAAACTTGCTCTTAAAGGAATTATGGATGAGGTTTCCCAAGGGGTACAACATATTCGTACCCATATAGATGTAACAGACCCAAAATTCACAGGTTTAAAAGCTATGTTGGAAATGAAAGAAGAATTAAAGGATATAGTTGATATCCAAATAGTATCATTCCCACAACAAGGAATGTACACATATAAGGGAGGACGTGAATTAGTAGAAGAAGCACTTAAGATGGGTGCAGATGTTGTTGGAGGAATTCCACATTATGAACCAGCTAGAGAATTTGGCGAAAGATCTGTTCGTGACACAGTTGAACTTGCTATGAAATATGATAAGCTAATAGATGTTCACTGTGATGAGACAGATGATCCTCAGGCGCGCTTTATTGAGTTATTAAATGCACTTGTTTATTTGGAAGGTTATGGTGCAAGAACCTCAGCTAGCCATACTTGTTCATTTGGTTCAGCAGATGATTCATATGCATATAGAATGATAGACTTATTCAAAAAGAGTAAGATAAACTTCATCTCTAATCCAACTGAAAATGCGTATCTACAAGGTCGTCATGATACTTATCCTAAACGTCGTGGACTTACTAGAGTTAAAGAATTCATGGAACACGGTATTAATGTTGCATTTGCACAAGATTCAATAAACGATCCATGGTATCCAATGGGTAACGGAAATATGATGAATATACTTGACAATGGAATTCACTTAGCTCAAATCATGTCACCACAAGAAATAGAAAAAGATTTAGATTTAATTACTTACAATGGTGCTCGTTGTCTAAATATCCAAGACACATATGGATTAGAAGTAGGTAAAGATGCAAACTTTATCGTTCTTAACGGTGATAGCCCATTCGATGTAATAAGAAACCGTGCTAATGTTCTTGCTTCTGTTAGAAAGGGAGAATTCCTATTTAAGCAAAAGCCAGTAGAATATGATGTTAAACTTGATTTAGGTGTAACCTATTAA